A genomic window from Agreia sp. COWG includes:
- a CDS encoding ABC transporter ATP-binding protein, translating to MSQTSVTGTSGEERDDFTKAESRQIRSRSLRLLGSLLEPLKARLIVGIVVVVVSTAAQVAGPALIAIGIDSGLPALLANDWMPLALAGAAYLFTGIVGASLIAWFTVLSARISQAILLDLRRRVFLQTQRLSLEFHESYTSGRIISRQTSDLDSIRELLDSGINNLVQGLLYMAFVGVALLLVDPLSAGVLVVSLIPLGILTRWFQLRSQRVFRQTRTASANVIVKFVETMTGIRAVKAFRTEERNEKVFGDLVENYRTVNARVIRIFGIYNPGLVLIGNVTVAVVLLVGGLRVFEGQLAVGALLAVVLYTRRFFDPMEDMAMFYNSYQSASAALEKISGVLEEQPSVPDPVQPVDLWASDGHVRFTGVEFAYTGDRVILPRFDLDIPAGQTIALVGSTGAGKSTLAKLVSRFYDPSIGDVSLDGIDLRSLHPKDLRRAIVMVTQEAYLFSGTVADNIAIGKPDATFDEIRAAARAVGAEAFIEGLPNGYETDVNKRGGRVSAGQRQLISFARAFLADPAVLILDEATASLDIPSERLVQDALQTLLADRTAIIIAHRLSTVAIADRVLVMEHGRIVEDGSPAELIAGTGRFATLHAKWRESLA from the coding sequence ATGAGCCAGACCAGTGTCACAGGAACCAGCGGTGAGGAGCGCGACGACTTCACCAAGGCCGAGAGCCGACAGATCCGCTCGCGGAGCCTCCGGCTGCTGGGCTCGCTGCTCGAGCCGCTCAAGGCGCGACTGATCGTCGGCATCGTCGTGGTCGTGGTGTCGACCGCAGCCCAGGTGGCTGGCCCGGCCCTCATCGCCATCGGCATCGACTCGGGCCTTCCCGCCCTGCTCGCGAACGACTGGATGCCGCTGGCGCTCGCGGGTGCCGCCTATCTGTTCACGGGCATCGTCGGGGCCTCGCTCATCGCCTGGTTCACCGTGCTCTCGGCGCGCATCAGCCAGGCGATCCTGCTGGATCTGCGACGCCGGGTATTCCTGCAGACGCAGCGACTGAGCCTCGAGTTCCACGAGAGCTACACCTCGGGTCGCATCATCTCGCGCCAGACGAGCGACCTCGACTCGATTCGCGAGTTGCTCGACTCCGGCATCAACAACCTCGTGCAGGGACTCCTCTACATGGCGTTCGTCGGAGTGGCCCTGCTCCTCGTCGACCCCCTGAGTGCCGGCGTGCTTGTCGTGTCACTCATTCCGCTCGGAATCCTCACCCGATGGTTCCAGCTGCGCTCGCAGAGGGTGTTCCGTCAGACCCGCACGGCGTCGGCGAACGTGATCGTGAAGTTCGTCGAGACGATGACGGGCATCCGCGCGGTCAAGGCGTTCCGCACCGAGGAACGCAACGAGAAGGTCTTCGGCGATCTCGTCGAGAACTATCGCACGGTCAATGCGAGGGTGATCAGGATCTTCGGAATCTACAACCCGGGGCTCGTTCTGATCGGCAACGTCACGGTGGCCGTGGTGCTGCTCGTGGGGGGCCTCCGCGTGTTCGAGGGCCAGCTCGCCGTGGGCGCCCTGCTCGCCGTCGTGCTGTACACGCGCCGGTTCTTCGACCCCATGGAGGACATGGCGATGTTCTACAACTCCTACCAGTCGGCCTCGGCGGCCCTGGAGAAGATCTCGGGCGTGCTCGAGGAACAGCCCAGCGTTCCCGATCCGGTCCAGCCCGTCGACCTCTGGGCGTCTGACGGGCATGTGCGCTTCACGGGGGTGGAGTTCGCGTACACGGGCGACCGCGTCATCCTGCCTCGCTTCGATCTCGATATTCCCGCCGGTCAGACCATCGCGCTTGTCGGCTCGACCGGGGCAGGAAAATCCACGCTGGCGAAGCTGGTCTCGCGGTTCTACGACCCGAGCATCGGCGACGTGTCGCTCGACGGTATCGACCTTCGGTCGCTGCACCCGAAGGATCTGCGACGGGCGATCGTCATGGTGACGCAGGAGGCGTACCTCTTCTCGGGAACGGTGGCCGATAACATCGCGATCGGCAAGCCGGACGCGACATTCGACGAGATCCGCGCCGCCGCACGGGCAGTCGGCGCCGAGGCATTCATCGAGGGCCTGCCGAACGGCTACGAAACAGATGTAAACAAGCGGGGAGGGCGTGTCTCGGCCGGCCAGCGTCAGCTGATCTCCTTCGCGAGGGCATTCCTCGCCGACCCCGCGGTACTCATCCTCGACGAGGCCACGGCGTCGCTCGACATCCCGAGCGAACGACTCGTGCAAGACGCGCTGCAGACCCTGCTCGCGGATCGGACGGCCATCATCATCGCGCACCGACTGTCGACGGTCGCGATCGCTGATCGGGTGCTCGTGATGGAGCACGGCCGAATCGTGGAGGACGGATCGCCGGCGGAACTCATCGCGGGAACCGGAAGGTTCGCCACCTTGCACGCGAAGTGGCGCGAGTCGTTGGCCTGA
- the ddaH gene encoding dimethylargininase, with protein sequence MRFFRPRPLIAAAVAALVVAAVTHLATILSFFVGSNPQATVLLQINNFFVPSTVVLLVFVFIFALFTRLTRWYTAAIAGLVSGVLAALVGTGIQALVQGNTLDGGVISYLFSTLGSINLIFVLTATVATATIGRRVCVSMSSSAIVPRSVSGTVLVRRPPKNLSEGIVTHLERSEIDVELADEQWESYVAALIGAGWKPIEVDVADTLADSVFVEDSVVVFGRLAVLASPAAPSRVAEIDGVEKAVRAMGLDVTHIVQPGTLDGGDVLKIDRRVYVGRGGRTNAEGIRQLRHILSPFGYTVIAVPTSKALHLKSAVTALPDGTVIGYPPVVDDPKIFDRFLAVPEEAGSHVVVLSDDTVLMSSAAPESAQLIESLGYRVIAVDISEFEKLEACVTCLSVRVR encoded by the coding sequence ATGCGCTTCTTTAGACCGAGACCACTGATCGCTGCGGCCGTGGCCGCCCTCGTGGTGGCGGCGGTCACCCATCTCGCGACGATCCTGTCGTTCTTCGTGGGAAGCAATCCGCAGGCGACGGTTCTTCTGCAGATCAACAACTTCTTCGTGCCATCGACCGTCGTTCTGCTGGTTTTCGTCTTCATCTTCGCGCTGTTCACCCGATTGACCCGCTGGTACACGGCGGCCATCGCAGGCCTCGTCTCGGGGGTCCTCGCGGCCCTGGTGGGAACCGGCATCCAAGCACTCGTGCAGGGCAACACGCTCGACGGCGGGGTGATCTCCTACCTCTTCAGCACCCTGGGCAGCATCAACCTCATCTTCGTGCTCACCGCGACCGTGGCGACGGCTACGATCGGCCGCCGCGTCTGCGTCTCGATGAGCAGCTCCGCGATCGTGCCCCGCAGCGTCTCGGGAACCGTGCTGGTACGCAGGCCTCCGAAGAACCTGTCAGAGGGGATCGTCACGCATCTCGAGCGGTCGGAAATCGATGTCGAACTCGCCGACGAGCAGTGGGAGTCCTACGTTGCCGCGCTGATAGGCGCCGGGTGGAAACCCATCGAGGTCGATGTCGCCGACACGCTCGCGGATTCGGTCTTCGTCGAGGATTCGGTCGTGGTGTTCGGGCGGTTGGCCGTGCTGGCGAGTCCGGCCGCGCCGAGCCGCGTCGCCGAGATAGACGGAGTCGAGAAGGCGGTGCGGGCGATGGGCCTCGACGTCACCCACATCGTGCAGCCCGGAACGCTGGACGGGGGCGACGTGCTGAAGATCGACAGGCGCGTCTATGTTGGCCGTGGTGGGCGAACCAACGCCGAGGGAATCCGTCAGCTGCGGCACATCCTGAGCCCCTTCGGTTACACGGTCATCGCCGTGCCGACGTCGAAGGCCCTGCACCTGAAGAGCGCAGTCACGGCCCTGCCCGACGGAACGGTCATCGGATATCCGCCGGTGGTCGACGACCCCAAGATCTTCGACCGTTTCCTCGCCGTGCCGGAGGAGGCGGGGTCCCACGTCGTGGTGCTCTCCGACGACACCGTGCTCATGTCCTCGGCCGCGCCGGAATCAGCCCAGCTCATCGAGAGCCTCGGCTACCGCGTGATCGCGGTCGACATCTCGGAGTTCGAGAAGCTCGAGGCGTGCGTCACCTGCCTGTCGGTTAGGGTTCGCTGA
- a CDS encoding MGMT family protein, with product MTCPEASGNEFALDVLDLVDSIPPGHVLSYGDVAAMLGSRASRAVGTVLRQSGSGHPWWRVLRSGGHPPVGHEGEARNRYVAEKTPLVRTSTGCGYRVDYAVARWIPTEPPPHSPVSQRKEQQ from the coding sequence GTGACCTGCCCCGAGGCATCCGGTAACGAGTTCGCCCTCGACGTCCTCGACCTCGTCGATTCCATCCCGCCCGGCCACGTGCTCAGCTACGGCGACGTGGCCGCGATGCTCGGGTCACGGGCGTCGAGGGCGGTGGGCACGGTGCTACGCCAGTCGGGATCGGGTCACCCCTGGTGGAGGGTCCTGAGGTCTGGCGGCCACCCGCCCGTCGGGCACGAGGGCGAGGCGCGAAACCGCTACGTAGCTGAGAAGACACCCCTCGTTCGCACGTCGACAGGCTGCGGTTACCGCGTCGACTACGCTGTAGCACGGTGGATTCCGACGGAGCCACCGCCCCACAGCCCTGTCAGCCAACGGAAGGAGCAGCAGTGA
- a CDS encoding GNAT family N-acetyltransferase: protein MGDLRLVELSASNIVAANTLTLKPGQEQYVAPVSHSIAEAYVNPTTAWPRVVLDDDEVVGFIQGNFDPDSDHEEFKGCIWSINVAATAQGHGVGRFAVLSLADEARSRGYDRITVMFEPGEDGPEAFFYRLGFTSIGETQYGETIAALAL from the coding sequence ATGGGTGATCTGAGACTGGTAGAGCTGTCGGCGAGCAACATCGTGGCGGCCAACACGCTCACGCTCAAGCCAGGCCAGGAGCAATACGTGGCTCCCGTTTCGCACTCCATCGCCGAGGCCTACGTCAATCCCACGACCGCGTGGCCCCGGGTCGTTCTCGACGACGACGAGGTGGTCGGATTCATTCAGGGCAACTTCGACCCTGACAGCGATCACGAAGAATTTAAGGGCTGCATCTGGAGCATCAACGTGGCGGCGACAGCCCAAGGACACGGGGTGGGGCGATTCGCGGTCCTCTCGCTCGCCGACGAAGCCAGGTCACGCGGCTACGACCGCATCACCGTTATGTTCGAGCCTGGCGAAGACGGCCCGGAGGCCTTCTTCTACCGCCTGGGCTTCACCAGCATCGGTGAGACACAGTACGGCGAGACGATCGCCGCGCTCGCCCTCTGA
- the purH gene encoding bifunctional phosphoribosylaminoimidazolecarboxamide formyltransferase/IMP cyclohydrolase — protein MSGPAVEKNLYKHRDVVPIRRALISVSDKTGLVELAEALSASGVEIVSTGSTAQTIAAAGLAVTEVSQVTGFPESLDGRVKTLHPAVHAGILADLRLESHIEQLDHLGISAFELVVVNLYPFRETVASGAEAATVIEQIDIGGPALVRAAAKNHANVAIAVSPSSYAAIIASLPAGTTLAARRHLAAAAFAHTASYDTAVAGWFAATAPHSASASTPDGAAAETRAFSGALSIEGTLEATLRYGENSHQPAALYVLGEGRGIAQAEQLHGKEMSYNNYVDADAAVRAAFDFTEPAVAIIKHANPCGIAVALPGDADEIAAAHARAHACDPVSAFGGVIAANRTVTRAMAEGVKEIFTEVLVAPDFEPEALELLQTKKNLRLLRLPEGFRREETEIRQVSGGFLAQEPDSFAGFSSVRWQRVAGKHVDDATLADLEFAWKACRSVKSNAILLASGGASVGVGMGQVNRVDSCHLAVTRAGDRAAGSVAASDAFFPFADGLQVLIDAGVTAVVQPGGSVRDAEVIEAAQAAGVTMYFTGERHFFH, from the coding sequence ATGAGCGGTCCCGCAGTCGAAAAGAACCTCTACAAGCACCGCGACGTCGTGCCCATCCGGCGCGCCCTCATCTCTGTGAGCGACAAGACGGGGCTCGTCGAGCTCGCCGAGGCGTTGTCGGCCAGCGGGGTCGAGATCGTTTCGACGGGCTCCACCGCCCAGACCATCGCCGCCGCCGGCCTGGCCGTGACAGAGGTGAGCCAGGTCACCGGGTTCCCCGAATCCCTCGACGGTCGAGTCAAGACGCTGCATCCCGCGGTGCACGCAGGAATCCTCGCGGATCTGCGGTTGGAGTCGCACATCGAACAGCTCGACCACCTGGGCATCAGTGCCTTCGAGCTCGTCGTCGTGAATCTCTACCCGTTCAGGGAGACCGTCGCCTCCGGTGCCGAGGCCGCGACCGTCATCGAGCAGATCGATATCGGCGGCCCCGCATTGGTGCGCGCCGCAGCCAAGAACCACGCCAACGTGGCGATCGCGGTGTCGCCCTCGAGCTACGCCGCCATCATCGCGTCGCTGCCGGCCGGCACGACACTCGCCGCACGTCGGCACCTCGCCGCCGCCGCCTTCGCCCACACGGCGTCGTATGACACCGCGGTCGCCGGCTGGTTCGCCGCCACGGCCCCCCATTCCGCGTCGGCCTCGACGCCGGATGGCGCCGCCGCCGAGACGCGGGCATTTTCGGGCGCCCTCTCGATCGAGGGCACGCTCGAGGCCACGTTGCGCTACGGAGAGAACTCCCATCAGCCCGCTGCCCTCTACGTGCTGGGAGAGGGCCGGGGTATCGCCCAGGCCGAGCAGCTGCACGGCAAAGAGATGTCGTACAACAACTACGTCGATGCCGACGCCGCCGTGCGAGCAGCGTTCGATTTCACCGAACCCGCCGTCGCGATCATCAAACACGCCAACCCCTGCGGCATCGCCGTGGCCCTTCCCGGCGACGCCGATGAGATCGCGGCGGCCCACGCCAGGGCGCACGCGTGCGATCCCGTCTCCGCATTCGGCGGGGTGATCGCGGCCAACCGAACGGTGACCCGCGCCATGGCCGAGGGCGTCAAGGAGATTTTCACCGAGGTGCTGGTCGCCCCCGACTTCGAGCCCGAGGCGCTCGAGTTGCTGCAGACGAAGAAGAATCTGCGTCTGCTGCGCCTGCCCGAGGGATTCCGCCGCGAAGAGACCGAGATCCGCCAGGTCAGCGGAGGTTTTCTCGCGCAGGAGCCCGATAGCTTTGCGGGCTTCAGCTCGGTGCGCTGGCAGCGCGTTGCGGGCAAGCACGTCGACGACGCGACCCTCGCCGACCTCGAGTTCGCCTGGAAGGCCTGCCGATCCGTGAAGTCGAACGCGATCCTGCTCGCGTCGGGTGGCGCATCCGTCGGTGTCGGAATGGGGCAGGTCAACCGCGTCGACTCGTGCCACCTGGCCGTGACCCGGGCCGGCGACCGCGCCGCAGGATCGGTTGCCGCGTCCGATGCCTTCTTCCCCTTCGCCGACGGACTCCAGGTGCTCATCGACGCCGGCGTGACGGCGGTCGTGCAGCCGGGCGGCTCCGTGCGCGACGCCGAGGTCATCGAAGCGGCCCAGGCGGCCGGGGTCACCATGTACTTCACGGGCGAGCGTCACTTCTTTCACTAG
- a CDS encoding ABC transporter ATP-binding protein, which translates to MSRRSVPSSGPKTLASLARLYRYAKPAMPRIYVAMVASLAASLMALAIPQVLQWLIDGPLTGDDVGLVWLSVGIVLALGVAEAGLIAVRRWLVLTPGTHVEAHMRNSLYRQLQRLPVAFHDRWPSGQLLSRAIGDLNLIRRWMAFGFVILVVNILTLVIGFIVLLSLNWLLGLIFVVAAVPVLIYGYAFEKRYSRAARRGQDQQGDLATAVEESVHGIRVLKAFGRGSHALKRFESQAEELRGTEMEKARAIAGIWLWLLLVPDVAFAVALVVGVWLASTGQSSVGELVAFFATGTVLLFPIQSMGYFLAMTIDAKTATNRFFEVMDEVNTIEDPADPQTIAEPRGRLVFSDVHYRYQDAPAHVPDIIDGIDLVIEPGETMALVGVTGSGKTTLTALPTRLYDVTAGSITLDGVDVRDLALGELRGHIAMAFEDATLFSATVRENVLLGRPDASEDELAEALDVAQAHFVYDLPSGLDTRVGEEGLSLSGGQRQRLALARAVAARPSVLVLDDPLSALDVTTEQLVEAALRRVLASTTALIVAHRPSTVSLADRVALMQDGRITAVGTHAHLIQTNEHYRFVISSLDDDRGAERPRVEKTATEVTS; encoded by the coding sequence TTGTCACGCCGTAGCGTCCCTTCATCCGGCCCGAAAACCCTCGCGTCGCTCGCCCGGCTGTACCGCTACGCCAAGCCGGCCATGCCGCGAATCTACGTGGCGATGGTCGCCTCGCTCGCGGCCAGTCTCATGGCACTCGCCATCCCGCAGGTGCTGCAGTGGCTGATCGATGGGCCGCTCACGGGTGACGACGTCGGACTCGTCTGGCTGTCGGTGGGCATCGTTCTGGCGCTCGGGGTGGCAGAGGCCGGCCTCATCGCCGTGCGTCGCTGGCTCGTGCTGACACCGGGCACGCACGTCGAGGCGCACATGCGCAACAGTCTCTACCGACAGTTGCAGCGACTACCCGTCGCGTTCCATGACCGCTGGCCGAGCGGGCAGCTGCTCTCTCGTGCCATCGGTGACCTGAACCTCATTCGGCGCTGGATGGCGTTCGGTTTCGTCATCCTCGTCGTGAACATCCTGACCCTCGTCATCGGCTTCATCGTGCTGCTCAGCCTGAATTGGCTGCTCGGGTTGATCTTCGTCGTCGCAGCCGTCCCCGTGCTCATCTACGGCTACGCGTTCGAGAAGCGCTACTCCCGTGCCGCCCGGCGTGGTCAGGACCAGCAGGGCGACCTCGCCACGGCCGTCGAGGAGAGCGTTCACGGTATCCGCGTGCTGAAGGCGTTCGGGCGTGGCTCGCACGCGCTGAAGCGGTTCGAATCCCAGGCCGAGGAGCTTCGCGGTACCGAGATGGAGAAGGCCCGCGCGATCGCGGGCATCTGGCTGTGGCTGCTGCTTGTGCCCGACGTCGCTTTCGCCGTCGCCCTGGTGGTGGGGGTGTGGCTTGCCTCGACAGGCCAGTCGAGCGTGGGCGAGTTGGTGGCATTCTTCGCCACGGGCACCGTGCTGCTGTTCCCCATCCAGTCCATGGGCTACTTCCTGGCCATGACGATCGATGCCAAGACAGCCACGAACCGGTTCTTCGAGGTGATGGACGAGGTGAACACCATCGAGGATCCGGCCGACCCGCAAACGATCGCGGAGCCCCGCGGTCGTCTCGTGTTCTCCGACGTGCACTACCGCTATCAGGATGCCCCCGCCCACGTTCCCGACATCATCGACGGTATCGACCTGGTGATCGAGCCGGGGGAGACGATGGCGCTCGTGGGCGTCACGGGTTCCGGCAAGACGACGCTCACGGCGCTGCCGACGCGCCTCTACGACGTGACCGCGGGATCGATCACCCTCGACGGTGTGGATGTGCGCGACCTCGCGCTCGGCGAGCTGCGCGGGCACATCGCGATGGCGTTCGAAGACGCGACGCTGTTCAGCGCGACCGTTCGTGAGAACGTGCTGCTGGGGCGACCGGATGCCTCGGAGGACGAGCTCGCCGAAGCGCTCGACGTGGCGCAGGCGCACTTCGTCTACGACCTGCCATCCGGCCTCGACACGCGGGTGGGGGAGGAGGGGCTGAGTCTCTCCGGTGGCCAGCGCCAGCGCCTCGCACTGGCTCGCGCGGTGGCCGCCCGGCCATCCGTTCTCGTGCTCGACGACCCTCTCTCGGCGCTCGACGTGACCACCGAGCAGCTGGTCGAGGCGGCGCTTCGACGGGTTCTCGCGTCGACGACCGCTCTGATCGTCGCGCACCGGCCGTCGACCGTGTCGTTGGCAGACCGCGTCGCCCTGATGCAGGACGGCCGCATCACCGCTGTGGGCACCCACGCCCACCTCATCCAGACGAACGAGCACTACCGCTTCGTGATCTCGAGCCTCGACGATGATCGAGGCGCGGAACGCCCCAGAGTAGAGAAGACTGCCACGGAGGTCACATCATGA
- a CDS encoding DUF6350 family protein, which translates to MNRPFAALLAFLDALLVGALGLGILLVPLTILWLTQFELAVDFAAFWRVAANFWLLGNGVDLLVTIDPTLALRLALTGAGVPFTIGIAPLGIAALTLFLGWRSGRRLADSRHRLLGAATGIVTVGLMGWLVALSATTPVAQPSLLQAALFPALVYAVGMATTLFRTSLFAPAVPRTAADPLVDALGIIERSALELIGRIPARARAVTAVAFRGGALAAATVMGLAGIVVFVLVLTHYGEIISLYESLQSGLVGGIALTVGQLPIVPNVVVWAASWIVGPGFSLGTGSIVSPLGTQLGLIPALPLLGALPQGIPAVGYAVIVVPVIIGFAIGVVLKPRLVVDGRDPGPLSLIVAGLGIGIVGASILAVLSVWAGGAAGPGRLADIGAIPGDMWIWSFLELAPSSALGLVVGLTRRFFSRSSGGGETGRRGEQTPLEGETAPIDTHKL; encoded by the coding sequence ATGAATCGACCTTTCGCCGCTCTCCTCGCGTTTCTCGACGCCCTCCTCGTGGGCGCGTTGGGCCTCGGTATCCTGCTCGTGCCACTCACGATCCTGTGGCTCACGCAGTTCGAGTTGGCGGTCGACTTCGCAGCGTTCTGGCGGGTGGCCGCGAACTTCTGGCTGCTGGGAAACGGCGTCGATCTGCTGGTGACGATCGACCCCACCCTGGCCCTGAGGCTCGCGCTCACGGGGGCCGGAGTTCCCTTCACCATCGGCATCGCCCCGCTCGGCATCGCCGCACTCACCCTGTTCCTCGGCTGGCGGTCCGGTCGTCGTCTGGCAGACTCCCGTCACCGACTACTGGGTGCGGCCACGGGGATCGTGACGGTGGGGCTGATGGGCTGGCTGGTAGCCCTGAGCGCGACGACACCCGTCGCGCAGCCCTCGCTGCTGCAGGCGGCCCTGTTCCCTGCCCTCGTCTACGCGGTGGGCATGGCGACGACGCTCTTTCGCACGTCGCTCTTCGCCCCGGCCGTTCCTCGCACCGCGGCGGATCCGCTCGTCGATGCGCTCGGCATCATCGAACGCAGCGCCCTCGAGCTGATCGGCCGCATCCCTGCCAGGGCCAGGGCGGTCACGGCGGTGGCATTCCGTGGCGGCGCGTTGGCGGCCGCGACGGTGATGGGGCTCGCCGGCATCGTGGTCTTCGTGCTCGTTCTGACGCACTACGGCGAGATCATCTCGCTCTACGAGTCGTTGCAGTCGGGACTCGTCGGAGGGATCGCGTTGACGGTCGGCCAGCTGCCGATCGTTCCGAACGTCGTCGTGTGGGCGGCCTCCTGGATTGTCGGTCCGGGGTTCTCCCTGGGCACGGGAAGCATCGTGTCTCCCCTCGGAACCCAGCTGGGGCTCATTCCTGCCCTTCCGCTTCTCGGAGCGCTGCCCCAGGGCATTCCGGCGGTGGGGTACGCGGTGATCGTCGTGCCCGTCATCATCGGTTTCGCCATCGGGGTGGTGCTGAAGCCGCGCCTCGTGGTGGACGGGCGTGATCCGGGCCCACTCTCGCTCATCGTCGCGGGGCTCGGCATCGGGATCGTGGGCGCCAGTATTCTCGCGGTGCTCAGCGTGTGGGCGGGCGGGGCTGCGGGACCGGGTCGTCTTGCCGACATCGGCGCCATTCCCGGCGACATGTGGATCTGGTCGTTCCTCGAACTCGCCCCCAGCTCTGCGCTCGGCCTGGTCGTCGGGCTCACACGCCGGTTCTTCTCCCGGTCATCGGGCGGCGGTGAGACCGGGCGCCGCGGCGAACAGACCCCGCTCGAGGGCGAAACCGCGCCGATTGATACCCATAAACTGTGA
- the purN gene encoding phosphoribosylglycinamide formyltransferase, protein MLSLVVLISGGGSNLRALLEAQSSADFPARIVAVGADNDADGLAHAEEFGIPTFTVSPTSYPTRAAWGDELLSQIETWNPDLTVCAGFMRILPPRVVAALSPQLINTHPALLPAFPGAHAVRDALAAGATETGVTVHIVDEGVDTGPIIVQESVAVEPHDTEESLHERIKTIERRLLTQAVLDIANNRVNLKELATA, encoded by the coding sequence GTGCTGTCGCTCGTCGTACTCATCTCCGGTGGAGGATCCAACCTCCGTGCCCTGCTCGAAGCGCAGTCGAGCGCTGACTTTCCGGCGCGCATCGTGGCGGTCGGAGCCGACAACGACGCCGATGGTCTCGCACACGCCGAGGAGTTCGGCATTCCCACCTTCACCGTCTCACCCACCTCCTACCCCACGCGTGCGGCCTGGGGCGATGAGTTGCTGTCGCAGATCGAGACCTGGAACCCCGACCTGACCGTCTGCGCGGGGTTCATGCGCATCCTGCCGCCGCGGGTGGTGGCGGCGCTGTCGCCTCAGCTGATCAACACGCATCCCGCGCTTCTTCCCGCCTTCCCCGGCGCTCACGCCGTGCGCGACGCGCTCGCGGCCGGTGCGACCGAGACAGGCGTGACCGTGCACATCGTCGACGAGGGAGTCGATACGGGCCCGATCATCGTTCAAGAATCGGTCGCCGTCGAGCCGCATGACACCGAAGAGTCACTTCACGAACGCATCAAGACGATCGAGCGACGGCTGCTCACCCAGGCCGTGCTCGACATCGCGAACAACAGAGTCAACCTCAAGGAGCTAGCCACAGCATGA
- the sucD gene encoding succinate--CoA ligase subunit alpha: MSIFLNKDSKVIVQGITGGEGTKHTALMLAAGTQVVGGVNARKAGTTVTHGAVELPVFGTVAEAISTTGADVSIAFVPPAFAKDAIIEAIDAEIPLLVVITEGIPVQDSAEAWAYAKAKGNKTRIIGPNCPGIITPGEALVGITPANITGKGPIGLVSKSGTLTYQMMFELRDLGFSTAIGIGGDPIIGTTHIDALAAFEADPETKAIVMIGEIGGDAEERAADFIKANVTKPVVGYVAGFTAPEGKTMGHAGAIVSGSAGTAQAKKEALEAAGVRVGKTPSETAALLREVYAAL, from the coding sequence ATGTCGATTTTCCTCAACAAGGACAGCAAGGTCATCGTGCAGGGCATCACCGGGGGTGAGGGCACGAAGCACACGGCCCTCATGCTCGCCGCCGGCACCCAGGTCGTCGGCGGCGTCAACGCCCGCAAGGCCGGCACGACAGTCACGCACGGCGCGGTCGAGCTGCCGGTCTTCGGGACCGTCGCCGAGGCCATCTCCACCACGGGAGCGGATGTCTCCATCGCTTTCGTGCCGCCGGCGTTCGCGAAGGATGCCATCATCGAGGCGATCGACGCGGAGATCCCGCTGCTCGTCGTCATCACCGAAGGCATCCCCGTGCAGGACTCGGCCGAGGCGTGGGCCTATGCCAAGGCCAAGGGCAACAAGACCCGCATCATCGGCCCGAACTGCCCCGGCATCATCACCCCGGGCGAGGCGCTGGTGGGAATCACCCCCGCCAACATCACGGGCAAGGGGCCGATCGGTCTCGTCTCGAAGTCGGGAACGCTCACGTACCAGATGATGTTCGAGCTGCGCGACCTGGGCTTCTCGACCGCCATCGGAATCGGCGGCGACCCCATCATCGGTACGACGCACATCGACGCGCTCGCTGCCTTCGAGGCCGACCCCGAGACGAAGGCCATCGTGATGATCGGCGAGATCGGCGGTGACGCCGAGGAGCGTGCCGCCGACTTCATCAAGGCCAACGTCACGAAGCCGGTCGTGGGCTACGTCGCTGGATTCACCGCTCCCGAGGGCAAGACCATGGGTCACGCAGGCGCCATCGTGTCGGGCAGCGCCGGAACAGCGCAGGCCAAGAAGGAGGCCCTCGAGGCCGCTGGCGTGCGCGTGGGCAAGACCCCCAGCGAGACCGCCGCGCTGCTGCGCGAGGTGTACGCGGCACTGTAG